The genomic region CCCTCgggcagctgctccagctgccgCACCGCCGCCCCGAAAAAGTTGCTGGCGGAGGCTTCGGGCTGTAGGTGGCCGGCGCTGCTGGAAGAGGCGGAGAAAGAGCCGGCGGGTCTCCTGTCGAGGTTTCCCAGGCGCAGGAAATACTCTTCTCCCACGCGGAGCAGGACGGGCAGAGTTTGCTGCCGCCGCTGCCGCTGCTGCAAGTAGTCGGGCTGGCGCGGAGCCCCGCGGGCGGGCGCCGGGCTCTCGCCGAGGGCTCTGCACTcctggcagggcaggagggagacGAGCAGGATTCCCGTGGACACCAGCAGCGGGATCTTCATGGTCGGGGCGCGGACCTGCGGGAGCAGAGACGtggtggcgggggggggggggagcgcgGGGACGGCGCGGGGCGCGCGCGCCGCGGCCGCTGTTCGTGGTGCTGAAGGCGCTcgcggcgccgcccgcccgggACCGCGCGGAGCCGGCTCGGACCCCCCGCACCTAcctgcggcggcggcggccgcgtcCCTTCCTCTCGCTCTCCCTCGGAGCCGGCTCCCGGCGAACTTGGGATCGGGTTTGGTCCTAATCAGAGCCGGGGCGCGGGATTTTTATAGCTTAGACCCTCTCCTGGAATCACGCAGAACTTGCCTAATAAGCTGACGCTCTCCTGACAGCCCGATTGCGTGCCCCGATCCACTGCTGAATAAATCATGGGGGCCCGTCGGAGCGGCGATGGGCCGAGTTTCGTTATCGCAACCCCGAATCTCACGTCCAATTATATCAACAGATATTTATCGCCTCTGCGGTGACGTCAGCCGGGCCGGGGGCCGGGGAGCGGGGtgcccccccttcccccctcacCTCCACCCCATTGACAAAAATACTTGAATGAGATTTCCTAGGGGGCGCGTACTATGAGAGGTCGCTCCGGGAAAAACTTTCCACGGGGAGGGACCCGACCCTCCCGGGAccggggctgccccatccccggccCCTCTCCCCTCGCCGCCCGGTTTTTGCTCCCATCCCGCCTCCGCCCCGCATCCCGGGAGCCCCGCGGTGCCGGCGCTGCTGCCAGGGCTTCGTCTTCTCGCTTCCAATCGCTGACCCTCCCCACCGCTTCGCCCCCGTGCCCATCTGTTTCTCTGCTCGTCCTCCGCAGCCTCAGCCCCAATGCCCCACAGGGTGTCCCAACCCCGCTCTGAGCTCCCTTTGAAGTGCTTTCCCATCTCCATTATTTCCGCAGGCTTCAGACCGTATTCCACCAGCGTCTCCAGCTGGGTTGTTCACCCTCAGATCTTCTCTtgcaggaggcagagctgcctatggaaatattttctgccCAACATCCATCATATGTGTAATGTGAGTTATTCAGTTTTTGCAGCCCATCAGCCTTGCCATTGCATCTCAGTCCTGCTTCTTCACTGCTTCGGTTGCCTTTGGCGTGACTCATgtccttctctttaaattgtAAAATTGTACTGAAAGCCTACTTGTTTTAGCTTGCCTAAAGCATAACTGTTTGGGCCGTGTGCTTATAACGCCCACCACACCGAGGAGTTTTGAGAGACCACAGAAGGTGGAATTCAGCTATTGATGCTAAATCAGTGATGAATCTGAATTTCATTTccttaataaaataacaaagttCAAACAACATAATATAGGAGGTTGGCCAGAGCTCAGTTCTGAGCATCTGCTTAGGGATGCTACAGACTTCAGTTTTTTGTTATGGCTACTTCCAGCTTCAGACTCTGTTGGTGAAGTGCCAAAGAACCAGATCTTGTGCATcataaagaaacaaatggaaaacaaaagtaGTAATACCAGAGATTTATCAGTACATAACCTCTGTTAGCTCAGACATGAACTCAAATGCATATTacaatgaaaacagaacagaatatgTTGTGTAGATAGTCACTGCAGAAGCTATTTGTATGATTTTAAAGCATGTCAGCACCGCTTTCCATGAGAACAAGAGGTTCAAAGAAACAGGAGCTAAGTTCAATCAGTTGATGGAAAATGTAAGAGGCACTTTTATCAAACCCAAACCCTCCACATGTGCTCTGGGGTAGGTTTTATTACAGCGTTTCCATTTTTAGGTTTAACATACCTTTTGCAGACCATGAAACCTCTTAAAAGAATGTAATCATAAATGTAAAGAAGGAAGCACCCTGatccaaatatattttttagtGTCATGGGTGAAATCTGAATACATAGAGCTGCACCTCTCCAAAAGACTGATGCCAGTGAGAAttggcttggatttttttttttttttgtcgtcatttacaatactaTCTAGGTCCTTTTAGGTAGAGAGTTTTGTCCCTTATAAAAATACAGGGATAGCAAATACAGCATAGGAGTGGACCAGGAAAGCTCTTGCAATTTTCACAAGAGCTGAACAACCTGCCAGGTTCTCCTCCCCTTGTTCCTGAGCCCTGGTTGTGAATAGGGTCTGCAGTGCCCCACACACGCTTGTTTATAATCCAATAGGGTCATATTGCCCCACTTTTCTCATAGAACCCGAATGATACATGAGAGGGCTTGCCACAATTGAAATGCAGGGAAGAGCATGAGACATTTGGATATAAAATATCACAGATAGACAAACCAAAAAGTACTTCCCTCAACACTTCAGATGTAGAAGTGACTGCTGAGGAACCCAGAAGTCCTTTCTCCAAAGAGTGATCCATGTCTGGGTGAAATCTCAGCTGTTATTCCTGGAGGAGATTACAACAGAAGAAATCCTGGATACTCACCAGAGGTGTGAAAGGGAAGCATAAGGAAGATTAAAGATTTATGCTTAGTGCTATAGTCTGAGATTAGCATACCTTTCATAAGAGAAGTATTCATATTTGACTCATTCTGCAAACAACAGAAGCAAGCAGAATTTTTGCAGTGAATCACAAAATAACATTGTCTTGAAATAAAAAGTGCTACCGAGgcccatctcctcctctctACTGTCTTGGGTTGGGTGCATCTGCCCTTTAGCCTTAGTGGTCTCAAACTCAGACACCTACTGAAAGGCAATTATAGCTCTTCTGCTGTAGCTAATGGAAAGTAAAAGCATGCCCACAGCATGATACATCCCATTACAAAATAGCACCTTCAGGCTTCTGGAGAAGCTCACCTCATCCCCTTGTCTATGCAGGGAGTGCAGACAGCTACCTTAGCTGAGTCACTGAATTTTTAGATAGCTAGTGTGAGGTAAAAAGAATCCTCTCCTTATAAATTGACCATAGCAGAGAGATCACGTAGTCCTAAAAATACCAATACAAGAGTGATGATATTAAACTGGAGGACATGGCTCTTACCCCAGGTATGTTTGAAGATGTCCAACTACAAACATGAAACAACACACTCTCATTGTAGCTCAGCTTTCTACCACGGTGCAATATTTCATTACCACTCCAGCTTTTGTCAGAAGGTGGTAAGGATTCCTGGTATTGTTGCATTCAGCAAACTTTTCCATGTCATCTCGCATGACACTTTGT from Phaenicophaeus curvirostris isolate KB17595 chromosome 3, BPBGC_Pcur_1.0, whole genome shotgun sequence harbors:
- the CRH gene encoding corticoliberin; translated protein: MKIPLLVSTGILLVSLLPCQECRALGESPAPARGAPRQPDYLQQRQRRQQTLPVLLRVGEEYFLRLGNLDRRPAGSFSASSSSAGHLQPEASASNFFGAAVRQLEQLPEGSPGTPEEGEAEGEAVEREKRSEEPPISLDLTFHLLREVLEMARAEQLAQQAHSNRKLMEIIGK